A genomic segment from Micromonospora echinaurantiaca encodes:
- a CDS encoding NuoI/complex I 23 kDa subunit family protein, whose translation MVRMSDRSERSEAGGGTGERGVPGAGLVKGLAVTLKTMTRRSTTQQYPDVAPELPPRSRGVIALLEENCTVCMLCARECPDWCIYIDSHKEEVAVPGAARPRQRNVLDRFDIDFSLCMYCGICVEVCPFDALYWSPEFEYAEYDIKDLLHDKDHLGQWMGTVPPPPAHDPNGEPAKEETAAARKAAVPAAPAGRPATPAVRPEPGEATP comes from the coding sequence ATGGTCCGCATGAGCGACCGCAGCGAGCGCAGCGAGGCCGGCGGCGGCACCGGCGAGCGCGGCGTGCCCGGCGCGGGCCTGGTCAAGGGGCTGGCGGTCACGCTGAAGACGATGACCCGGCGCTCCACCACCCAGCAGTACCCGGACGTCGCCCCCGAGCTGCCGCCCCGTTCGCGCGGGGTGATCGCGCTGCTGGAGGAGAACTGCACGGTCTGCATGCTCTGCGCCCGCGAGTGTCCGGACTGGTGCATCTACATCGACTCGCACAAGGAGGAGGTGGCGGTGCCCGGCGCCGCCCGCCCCCGCCAGCGCAACGTGCTCGACCGGTTCGACATCGACTTCTCGCTCTGCATGTACTGCGGCATCTGCGTCGAGGTCTGCCCCTTCGACGCGCTCTACTGGTCGCCCGAGTTCGAGTACGCCGAGTACGACATCAAGGACCTGCTGCACGACAAGGACCACCTCGGGCAGTGGATGGGTACCGTGCCGCCGCCGCCCGCGCACGACCCGAACGGCGAGCCGGCCAAGGAGGAGACCGCCGCCGCGCGCAAGGCCGCGGTCCCGGCCGCGCCCGCCGGCCGGCCGGCCACCCCGGCCGTACGTCCGGAGCCCGGCGAGGCCACCCCGTGA
- a CDS encoding complex I subunit 1/NuoH family protein, whose translation MPLWLELVIRVGGVLVAFLTLPLLVGQAEHKVMAHMQGRLGPMYAGAFHGWAQLIADGVKFVQKEDVTPDEADRAVFRLAPAVALVPYLLVLLVIPLGPGDLVGQPLDIGLFFVLAVVGVGVVAVLMSAWASANKYSLLGGLRGAAQLLGYELPLVLAAASVAMAAGTLSLPGIVEAWQPWWLLWQAPAMIIFFVAGLAEIRRPPFDMPIADSELVFGYLTEYTGLRFAFFLLAEYVGIVVIAALTTVLFLGGWHGPFADAQLGWLWTLLKVAAVSFLVIWLRVAFPRLREDQLQRLCWLVLVPAALAQLVLTAAVRVAL comes from the coding sequence ATGCCGCTCTGGCTGGAACTGGTGATCCGGGTGGGTGGCGTGCTGGTCGCCTTCCTCACCCTGCCGCTGCTCGTCGGGCAGGCCGAGCACAAGGTGATGGCGCACATGCAGGGGCGGCTCGGCCCGATGTACGCGGGCGCGTTCCACGGCTGGGCGCAGCTGATCGCCGACGGGGTGAAGTTCGTGCAGAAGGAGGACGTCACCCCGGACGAGGCGGACCGGGCGGTCTTCCGGCTGGCCCCGGCCGTCGCCCTGGTGCCCTACCTGCTCGTCCTGCTGGTCATCCCGCTCGGCCCCGGTGACCTGGTCGGGCAGCCGCTGGACATCGGCCTCTTCTTCGTGCTCGCGGTGGTCGGGGTCGGCGTGGTGGCGGTGCTGATGTCGGCGTGGGCGTCGGCCAACAAGTACAGCCTGCTCGGCGGGCTGCGCGGCGCCGCCCAGCTGCTCGGCTACGAGCTGCCGCTGGTGCTCGCGGCGGCGTCGGTGGCGATGGCGGCGGGCACGCTCAGCCTGCCCGGCATCGTCGAGGCTTGGCAGCCGTGGTGGCTGCTCTGGCAGGCACCCGCGATGATCATCTTCTTCGTGGCCGGGCTGGCCGAGATCCGGCGACCGCCGTTCGACATGCCGATCGCCGACTCGGAACTGGTGTTCGGCTACCTCACCGAGTACACCGGCCTGCGGTTCGCCTTCTTCCTGCTCGCCGAGTACGTCGGCATCGTGGTGATCGCGGCGCTGACCACCGTGCTCTTCCTCGGCGGCTGGCACGGCCCGTTCGCCGACGCGCAGCTCGGCTGGCTCTGGACGCTGCTGAAGGTTGCCGCGGTGTCCTTCCTGGTCATCTGGCTGCGGGTGGCGTTCCCCCGGCTGCGTGAGGACCAGCTGCAGCGACTGTGCTGGCTGGTCCTGGTCCCGGCCGCCCTGGCCCAACTGGTCCTCACCGCCGCCGTCCGGGTAGCCCTCTGA
- a CDS encoding glucose 1-dehydrogenase translates to MRAVTVTPGTAGSLSLVEDYPEPATDEGSILVEALAVGVCGTDLEIIAGHYGEAPPGFDRLVLGHESLGRVLEDPTGTLQPGDLVAGIVRHPDPVPCPNCAVGEWDMCRNGQFTEHGIKALPGFARDRWRIPPRFAVGLDPALGRVGTLLEPTSVVAKAWDHIERIGHRAEWQPQSVLVTGAGPIGLLAALLATQRGLAVHVLDLATEGPKPALVGALGATYHSTKVDQLGFEPDVVIECTGAPSVVIDVMCQAAPTGVICLAGVSSGGRTIDLDAGALNRTLVLENNAVFGSVNANRRHWDMAAEALARADQSWLESLITRRVPVESYAEAYTPGPDDIKVVLDFAA, encoded by the coding sequence GTGCGCGCTGTGACTGTGACCCCCGGTACCGCCGGCTCGCTGTCGCTCGTCGAGGACTACCCGGAACCGGCGACCGACGAGGGCTCGATCCTGGTCGAGGCGCTGGCGGTCGGCGTCTGCGGCACCGACCTCGAGATCATCGCCGGTCACTACGGCGAGGCGCCGCCCGGCTTCGACCGCCTGGTGCTCGGGCACGAGTCGCTCGGCCGGGTGCTGGAGGACCCGACCGGCACCCTCCAGCCGGGCGACCTGGTGGCCGGGATCGTCCGCCACCCGGACCCGGTGCCCTGCCCGAACTGCGCCGTCGGCGAGTGGGACATGTGTCGCAACGGCCAGTTCACCGAGCACGGCATCAAGGCGCTGCCGGGCTTCGCCCGGGACCGCTGGCGGATCCCGCCACGGTTCGCCGTCGGGCTGGACCCGGCGCTGGGCCGGGTGGGCACGCTGCTCGAACCGACCAGCGTGGTGGCCAAGGCCTGGGACCACATCGAACGGATCGGGCACCGCGCCGAGTGGCAGCCGCAGAGCGTGCTGGTCACCGGGGCCGGGCCGATCGGCCTGCTCGCGGCGCTGCTGGCCACCCAGCGCGGGCTCGCCGTGCACGTGCTCGACCTGGCCACCGAGGGGCCGAAGCCGGCGCTGGTCGGCGCGCTCGGCGCGACGTACCACTCGACGAAGGTCGACCAGCTCGGTTTCGAGCCGGACGTGGTGATCGAGTGCACCGGCGCGCCGAGCGTGGTGATCGACGTGATGTGCCAGGCCGCTCCGACCGGCGTGATCTGCCTGGCCGGCGTCTCCAGCGGCGGCCGGACGATAGATCTCGACGCCGGGGCGTTGAACCGCACCCTGGTGCTGGAGAACAACGCGGTCTTCGGCTCGGTGAACGCGAACCGCCGGCACTGGGACATGGCCGCCGAGGCGCTGGCCCGGGCCGACCAGTCCTGGCTGGAGTCGCTGATCACCCGGCGGGTGCCGGTGGAGAGCTACGCCGAGGCGTACACGCCGGGGCCGGACGACATCAAGGTGGTGCTGGACTTCGCCGCCTGA
- a CDS encoding complex I subunit 4 family protein — translation MSLGEFLLVAVLAVPALGAVAVAATPRDRAARVVGTVTAAVTLLAAALLALGDRTWSGYTPTAPAVRPWHRVDLPWVPGLELRFHLGVDGISWPLVVLTALLTLLCCGYTLWKVPDGGSGRALVALLLVVEVGILGTFLALDLVLFFVFFEVVLLPMYAVIAGWGGADRRRAARKFALYTLLGSVLLLVGVYVVVAAAGTADIVALTGGSGLSRGTQLAAFILLALAFAVKSPLWPLHSWLPDAHTQAPTVGSVILAGVLLKMGTYGLIRVAVGVAPEGARWAAPVLGALAVAAILVGALVCLAQDELKRLIAYSSVGHMGFVLLGVATLTSAGIQAALIGNVAHGVITGLLFFLAGAIKDRAHTGSLAELSGLRETAPRLAGLLGFAAVASLGLPGLAGFWGEAFAVIAAVEVGGAFWTTLGVLAALGGALTAAYFLRLLRRVTHGRPSPAVARSTAGLAGAEVTAWAPLVLLALAVGLAPALVLGVAEAPVDALVEVLP, via the coding sequence ATGAGCCTGGGGGAGTTCCTGCTGGTCGCGGTGCTGGCGGTGCCGGCGCTCGGCGCGGTCGCGGTGGCCGCGACGCCCCGGGACCGGGCCGCCCGGGTGGTCGGCACGGTGACCGCCGCGGTCACCCTGTTGGCCGCCGCGCTGCTGGCGCTCGGCGACCGCACCTGGTCCGGCTACACCCCGACCGCCCCGGCGGTGCGCCCCTGGCACCGGGTCGACCTGCCCTGGGTGCCCGGTCTGGAGTTGCGCTTCCACCTGGGCGTGGACGGCATCTCCTGGCCGCTGGTGGTGCTGACCGCCCTGCTCACCCTGCTCTGCTGTGGATACACCCTGTGGAAGGTGCCCGACGGCGGCAGCGGCCGGGCGTTGGTGGCGCTGCTGCTGGTGGTCGAGGTCGGCATCCTGGGCACCTTCCTCGCCCTCGACCTGGTGCTCTTCTTCGTCTTCTTCGAGGTCGTCCTGCTGCCGATGTACGCGGTCATCGCCGGCTGGGGCGGCGCGGACCGGCGGCGGGCGGCCCGCAAGTTCGCCCTCTACACGCTGCTCGGCTCGGTGCTGCTGCTGGTCGGCGTCTACGTCGTGGTGGCCGCTGCGGGCACCGCCGACATCGTGGCGCTCACCGGCGGTAGCGGACTGTCCCGGGGCACCCAGCTGGCCGCGTTCATCCTGCTGGCGCTGGCCTTCGCGGTGAAGAGCCCGCTCTGGCCGCTGCACTCCTGGCTGCCCGACGCGCACACCCAGGCGCCCACCGTGGGCAGCGTGATCCTGGCCGGGGTGCTGCTGAAGATGGGCACCTACGGCCTGATCCGGGTGGCGGTCGGGGTGGCGCCGGAGGGCGCCCGCTGGGCCGCGCCGGTGCTCGGCGCGCTGGCGGTCGCGGCCATCCTGGTCGGTGCGCTGGTCTGCCTCGCCCAGGACGAGTTGAAACGGCTGATCGCGTACTCCAGCGTGGGGCACATGGGCTTCGTGCTGCTCGGCGTGGCCACCCTCACCAGCGCCGGAATCCAGGCCGCGCTGATCGGCAACGTCGCGCACGGGGTGATCACCGGGCTGCTCTTCTTCCTGGCCGGCGCGATCAAGGACCGCGCGCACACCGGGTCGCTGGCCGAGCTGTCCGGGCTGCGGGAGACCGCGCCCCGGCTCGCCGGGCTGCTCGGTTTCGCCGCGGTCGCCTCGCTGGGCCTGCCCGGCCTGGCCGGCTTCTGGGGTGAGGCGTTCGCGGTGATCGCCGCGGTCGAGGTCGGCGGGGCGTTCTGGACCACGCTCGGCGTGCTGGCGGCGCTCGGCGGGGCGCTCACCGCGGCGTACTTCCTCCGGCTGCTGCGCCGGGTGACCCACGGCCGGCCCAGTCCGGCGGTCGCCCGGTCGACCGCGGGGCTCGCCGGCGCCGAGGTGACCGCGTGGGCGCCGCTGGTGCTGCTGGCCCTGGCGGTCGGGCTGGCTCCCGCCCTGGTGCTCGGCGTCGCCGAGGCGCCGGTCGACGCCCTGGTGGAGGTGCTGCCATGA
- a CDS encoding NADH-quinone oxidoreductase subunit 5 family protein, producing MTTTTLLGALLPVVPLVAGLVGLLLPPAPPDGGGRPRRAAIALGVTGAAGTFLLAVALLATLDGPAEASGTWVDLGGLAVSIGVRLDGAAALVAVAVAAVALAVQVYSIGYLKRGPHDDVDVDHRYPPYAAQISLFTAAMLLVVVAGDLILLLVGWEVMGICSYLLIAHDRRLPEAPAAAMKAFLVTRVGDVGFLLGIALLGVSAGSFRIADVLAHDHATGTLTAACLLLLAGVAGKSAQFPLHTWLPDAMAGPTPISALIHAATMVAAGVYAVTRLYPLFERAPVALAVLGVMAVVTLLLGALAATAQDDLKRVLAWSTVSQIGYMTGALAVGAPAAALFHLLTHAAFKALLFLAAGAVIHAVGTTLMSRMGGLRRGMPVTFWCTVVGLGALAGLPPLPGFWSKDGVLAAAQEAALHDAGPAASWVGWLVWLAGLAGVAITAWYATRLLLRTFFGEARTPLVQPHDPPAVMRWPVLLLAVPAALLGLAGFAGPFTDLLRPVAAATPERPSDLLPSAPLAHLGPGVLLPLALLTIGAGLAWARWRRDPAGDPATTLGRLRPVFARAFRLDDVQHALVVRPTGALASGVRTADEVVVDGAVTGSGRAAVGLGGGLAALHRAALPRAAAGVLAGALLIGLAAALIGVAA from the coding sequence GTGACCACGACCACGCTGCTCGGCGCGCTGCTGCCGGTCGTACCGCTGGTGGCGGGTCTGGTCGGCCTGCTGCTGCCGCCCGCGCCGCCCGACGGCGGTGGCCGGCCGCGGCGCGCGGCGATCGCCCTCGGGGTGACCGGCGCGGCCGGCACGTTCCTGCTCGCGGTGGCCCTGCTGGCCACCCTCGACGGGCCGGCCGAGGCGTCCGGCACCTGGGTCGACCTGGGCGGGCTGGCCGTCAGCATCGGCGTCCGGCTGGACGGCGCCGCCGCGCTGGTCGCCGTCGCGGTCGCCGCGGTGGCGCTGGCCGTGCAGGTCTACTCCATCGGCTATCTCAAGCGCGGCCCGCACGACGACGTCGACGTCGACCACCGCTACCCGCCCTACGCCGCGCAGATCAGCCTCTTCACCGCCGCGATGCTGCTGGTGGTGGTCGCCGGCGACCTGATCCTGCTGCTGGTCGGCTGGGAGGTGATGGGCATCTGCTCGTACCTGCTCATCGCCCACGACCGCCGGCTGCCCGAGGCGCCCGCCGCGGCGATGAAGGCGTTCCTGGTCACCCGGGTCGGCGACGTCGGCTTCCTGCTCGGCATCGCGCTGCTCGGCGTCTCGGCGGGCAGCTTCCGGATCGCCGACGTGCTGGCCCACGACCACGCCACCGGCACGCTGACCGCCGCCTGCCTGCTACTGCTGGCCGGGGTGGCCGGCAAGAGCGCGCAGTTCCCGCTGCACACCTGGCTGCCGGACGCGATGGCCGGCCCGACCCCGATCTCCGCGCTGATCCACGCCGCGACCATGGTCGCCGCCGGGGTGTACGCGGTCACTCGGCTCTACCCGCTCTTCGAACGCGCGCCGGTCGCGCTGGCGGTGCTCGGGGTGATGGCCGTGGTGACCCTGCTGCTCGGCGCGCTCGCCGCCACCGCCCAGGACGACCTCAAACGGGTGCTGGCCTGGTCGACGGTCTCCCAGATCGGCTACATGACCGGTGCGCTGGCGGTCGGCGCGCCCGCCGCGGCGCTGTTCCACCTGCTCACCCACGCCGCGTTCAAGGCGCTGCTGTTCCTCGCCGCTGGTGCGGTGATCCACGCGGTCGGCACCACGCTGATGTCGCGGATGGGCGGCCTGCGGCGGGGCATGCCGGTGACCTTCTGGTGCACGGTGGTCGGTCTCGGCGCGCTGGCCGGGCTGCCGCCGCTGCCCGGTTTCTGGAGCAAGGACGGCGTGCTCGCCGCCGCCCAGGAGGCCGCCCTGCACGACGCCGGCCCGGCCGCGTCCTGGGTGGGCTGGCTGGTCTGGCTGGCCGGCCTGGCCGGCGTCGCGATCACCGCCTGGTACGCCACCCGACTGCTGCTGCGCACGTTCTTCGGCGAGGCGCGCACCCCGCTCGTCCAGCCGCACGACCCGCCCGCCGTGATGCGCTGGCCGGTGCTGCTGCTCGCCGTCCCGGCCGCGCTGCTCGGGCTGGCCGGGTTCGCCGGCCCGTTCACCGACCTGCTGCGGCCGGTGGCAGCGGCCACCCCGGAGCGGCCGTCGGATTTGCTGCCGTCGGCGCCGCTGGCCCACCTCGGCCCGGGGGTGCTGCTGCCGCTCGCCCTGCTGACGATCGGGGCGGGGCTCGCCTGGGCCCGCTGGCGGCGCGACCCGGCCGGTGATCCGGCCACCACGCTGGGCCGGCTGCGGCCGGTGTTCGCCCGCGCGTTCCGGCTCGACGACGTCCAGCACGCCCTGGTCGTACGCCCCACCGGCGCGCTGGCGAGCGGCGTGCGTACCGCCGACGAGGTGGTGGTGGACGGCGCGGTCACCGGCAGCGGCCGGGCCGCGGTCGGGCTCGGCGGCGGGCTGGCGGCGCTGCACCGGGCGGCGCTGCCCCGCGCGGCGGCCGGGGTGCTGGCCGGCGCCCTGCTGATCGGCCTGGCCGCCGCCCTGATCGGAGTCGCGGCATGA
- a CDS encoding glutathione S-transferase family protein, whose translation MGATEDTGGDGVGGESGGTTGGKYVEPGGEFTRDQRYIATRITADGRDGYPVEPGRYRLAVSYACPWANRMIIVRRLLGLEEVLPMAVAGPTHDARSWTFDLDPGGRDPVLGIERLQEAYFARFPGYDRGITVPAIVDVPTGQVVTNDYAQMTLDLSTEWTAYHREGAPELYPERLRDEIDDINAVVFREVNNGVYRCGFAGSQEAYESAYRRLFDQLDRLSERLAGQRYLVGDTITEADVRLFTTLARFDAVYHGHFKCNRSKLTEMPVLWAYARDLFQTPGFGDTIDFDHIKRHYYEVHRDINPTGVVPLGPDLANWLTPHGREALGGRPFGDGTPPPPPPPAERIDPTHTPLR comes from the coding sequence ATGGGGGCAACCGAGGACACCGGAGGAGACGGCGTGGGCGGCGAATCAGGCGGGACGACCGGCGGCAAGTACGTCGAGCCGGGCGGCGAGTTCACCCGGGACCAGCGCTACATCGCCACCCGGATCACCGCCGACGGGCGGGACGGCTATCCGGTGGAGCCCGGCCGCTACCGGCTGGCGGTCAGCTACGCCTGCCCCTGGGCCAACCGGATGATCATCGTCCGTCGGCTGCTCGGGCTGGAGGAGGTGCTCCCCATGGCGGTGGCCGGGCCGACCCACGACGCCCGCAGCTGGACGTTCGACCTGGACCCGGGCGGGCGCGACCCGGTGCTCGGCATCGAGCGGCTCCAGGAGGCGTACTTCGCCCGGTTCCCCGGCTACGACCGGGGCATCACCGTGCCGGCGATCGTGGACGTGCCGACCGGGCAGGTGGTCACCAACGACTACGCGCAGATGACCCTGGACCTCTCCACCGAGTGGACGGCGTACCACCGCGAGGGCGCGCCGGAGCTCTACCCGGAGCGGCTGCGCGACGAGATCGACGACATCAACGCGGTGGTGTTCCGGGAGGTCAACAACGGCGTCTACCGCTGCGGCTTCGCCGGCAGTCAGGAGGCGTACGAGTCGGCGTACCGGCGGCTCTTCGACCAGCTGGACCGGCTCAGCGAGCGGCTGGCCGGGCAGCGCTACCTGGTCGGCGACACCATCACCGAGGCCGACGTGCGGCTGTTCACCACGCTGGCCCGCTTCGACGCGGTCTACCACGGCCACTTCAAGTGCAACCGGAGCAAGCTCACCGAGATGCCGGTGCTCTGGGCGTACGCCCGGGACCTGTTCCAGACCCCTGGCTTCGGCGACACCATCGACTTCGACCACATCAAGCGGCACTACTACGAGGTACACCGGGACATCAACCCGACAGGGGTGGTGCCGCTCGGGCCGGACCTGGCGAACTGGCTCACCCCGCACGGCCGGGAGGCGCTCGGCGGCCGCCCGTTCGGCGACGGCACTCCCCCGCCACCCCCACCCCCCGCCGAACGCATCGACCCCACCCACACTCCCCTCCGCTGA
- a CDS encoding NADH-quinone oxidoreductase subunit J family protein translates to MTGADVLLLALGAVAVGSGALVVGTKHLVRAGLYLVVCLGALAGIYLVLGAELVAWVQVLIYVGAVVVLLLFAVMLTRAPIGASDDLDRPGWPAALIGGGAGAGLAALLVDAYRWTAVTLPEAGTAERLGEQIFRGWVLPFEVLSVLLLAALVGAIVISRPDIGRPSAARDRAGRTERDRASGAGRKERGPSR, encoded by the coding sequence GTGACCGGTGCGGACGTGCTGCTGCTCGCCCTCGGTGCGGTCGCGGTCGGCTCGGGCGCGCTGGTGGTGGGCACGAAGCACCTGGTGCGGGCCGGCCTCTACCTGGTGGTCTGCCTGGGCGCGCTGGCCGGGATCTACCTGGTGCTCGGCGCCGAACTGGTGGCCTGGGTGCAGGTGCTGATCTACGTCGGTGCGGTGGTGGTGCTGCTGCTGTTCGCGGTGATGCTGACCCGGGCGCCGATCGGCGCCTCCGACGACCTGGACCGCCCCGGCTGGCCGGCCGCGCTGATCGGCGGCGGGGCCGGGGCCGGCCTGGCCGCCCTGCTGGTCGACGCGTACCGCTGGACGGCCGTGACGCTGCCCGAGGCGGGCACCGCGGAACGTCTGGGCGAACAGATCTTCCGCGGCTGGGTGCTGCCGTTCGAGGTGCTGTCGGTGCTGCTGCTGGCCGCGCTGGTCGGCGCGATCGTGATCTCCCGCCCCGACATCGGCCGCCCGAGCGCCGCGCGGGACCGCGCTGGCCGTACCGAGCGGGACCGTGCGAGCGGAGCCGGGCGCAAGGAGCGGGGGCCGTCGCGGTGA
- the nuoK gene encoding NADH-quinone oxidoreductase subunit NuoK produces MRPVIPYVTAALLFGLGVYGVLRRRNAVLVLMAVELMLNAVNLVLVTADTTVRAALPHGGQVFALFVIVLAAAEIGVGLAIVLQFYRLRASVAVDDVPLAEGRGEPATAAGVPVAAGVRPADRPEGER; encoded by the coding sequence GTGAGGCCGGTCATCCCGTACGTCACCGCCGCGCTGCTGTTCGGCCTCGGCGTCTACGGCGTGCTGCGCCGGCGCAACGCGGTGCTGGTGCTGATGGCCGTCGAGCTGATGCTCAACGCGGTCAACCTGGTGCTGGTCACCGCGGACACCACCGTGCGGGCGGCGCTGCCGCACGGCGGGCAGGTCTTCGCGCTCTTCGTGATCGTGCTGGCCGCCGCCGAGATCGGGGTCGGGCTGGCGATCGTGCTCCAGTTCTACCGGCTGCGGGCCAGCGTCGCCGTGGACGACGTTCCGCTGGCCGAAGGCCGGGGCGAGCCGGCCACCGCGGCCGGCGTTCCCGTGGCGGCCGGCGTCCGCCCGGCCGATCGCCCCGAGGGGGAGCGGTGA
- a CDS encoding DUF2252 domain-containing protein — MSDSAQRRSAHIVDVLTEEFGASMALDPGAFRRKFRKMAASPFAFYRGSASLFYADQLGDFADDRFLDGRTSRVWIHGDLHAENFGTYMNASGQLVFNVNDFDEAYVGPFTWDLRRLAASVALLGYGKALSDRSIGDLVAGFARSYLTELRAIAAGGDDAIGSITLDTADGVLRRVLQQARLNTRVDLLATQTTIDNYERRFSLGDGVFAVDRQTRDRVTAAFEQYLGTLPPSSARLRPVATRIKDVVLRKGVGIGSAGLPSYNLLLEGHTQALENDVVIYMKQAQVPAVARHIRDESVAGYFQHQGHRTAESQRALQAHADPWLGFTELDGVGQLVAEVSPYAADLDWSDVNEPEELAGVLTDLGRAVARMHSVADDESSHDLVDYSTEEAIVAVVGVDEDGFVTHLVDFAHTYGVRTRQDHQLFVDLFRNGRLPGI, encoded by the coding sequence ATGAGCGACTCCGCCCAACGGCGTTCCGCCCACATCGTCGACGTGCTCACCGAGGAGTTCGGCGCCTCGATGGCGCTCGACCCGGGCGCGTTCCGGCGCAAGTTCCGCAAGATGGCGGCCTCGCCGTTCGCCTTCTACCGGGGCAGCGCCTCGCTCTTCTACGCCGACCAGCTCGGCGACTTCGCCGACGACCGGTTCCTGGACGGGCGGACCAGCCGGGTGTGGATCCACGGCGACCTGCACGCGGAGAACTTCGGCACCTACATGAACGCCTCCGGCCAGCTGGTGTTCAACGTCAACGACTTCGACGAGGCGTACGTCGGGCCGTTCACCTGGGACCTGCGCCGGCTCGCGGCCAGCGTGGCCCTGCTCGGCTACGGCAAGGCGCTCTCCGACCGGTCCATCGGCGACCTGGTGGCCGGCTTCGCCCGGTCGTACCTGACCGAGCTGCGGGCCATCGCGGCCGGTGGGGACGACGCGATCGGCTCGATCACCCTGGACACCGCGGACGGGGTGCTGCGCCGGGTGCTCCAGCAGGCCCGGCTGAACACCCGGGTCGACCTGCTCGCCACCCAGACCACCATCGACAACTACGAGCGCCGGTTCTCCCTCGGCGACGGGGTCTTCGCGGTGGACCGGCAGACCCGGGACCGGGTCACCGCCGCCTTCGAGCAGTACCTGGGCACCCTGCCGCCGTCCTCGGCACGGCTGCGCCCGGTCGCGACCCGGATCAAGGACGTGGTGCTGCGCAAGGGCGTGGGCATCGGCTCGGCCGGGCTGCCGTCGTACAACCTGCTGCTGGAGGGGCACACCCAGGCGCTGGAGAACGACGTCGTCATCTACATGAAGCAGGCGCAGGTGCCGGCGGTCGCCCGGCACATCCGGGACGAGTCGGTCGCCGGCTACTTCCAGCACCAGGGGCACCGCACCGCCGAGTCGCAGCGCGCCCTCCAGGCGCACGCGGACCCCTGGCTGGGCTTCACCGAGCTGGACGGGGTCGGGCAGCTGGTCGCCGAGGTCTCCCCGTACGCGGCCGATCTGGACTGGTCCGACGTCAACGAGCCGGAGGAACTGGCCGGGGTGCTGACCGACCTGGGCCGGGCGGTGGCCCGGATGCACTCGGTGGCCGACGACGAGTCCAGCCACGACCTGGTCGACTACTCCACGGAGGAGGCGATCGTCGCGGTGGTGGGCGTCGACGAGGACGGCTTCGTCACCCACCTGGTGGATTTCGCGCACACGTACGGCGTCCGGACCCGGCAGGACCACCAGCTCTTCGTGGACCTGTTCCGCAACGGTCGGCTGCCCGGCATCTGA
- a CDS encoding ester cyclase, translating into MTDVEAAARRFIADVWNAGREESAYELIAPECPGLGGSGPAGTLAWHRDRRAAFPDLRYKIVDLVAAGNRVAVHWRAAGTQAGQFGPVPPTGRVVSYSGATFLRFDDSGRIVDVWSVNELFQVLQQLGVEMLPPAPGDLGGSGG; encoded by the coding sequence ATGACCGATGTGGAGGCGGCGGCCCGACGCTTCATCGCCGACGTCTGGAACGCCGGTCGGGAGGAGTCCGCGTACGAGCTGATCGCGCCGGAGTGCCCCGGGCTCGGCGGCTCCGGCCCGGCGGGCACCCTGGCCTGGCACCGGGACCGCCGGGCGGCCTTCCCGGACCTGCGCTACAAGATCGTGGACCTGGTGGCCGCCGGCAACCGGGTGGCGGTGCACTGGCGGGCGGCCGGCACCCAGGCCGGCCAGTTCGGCCCGGTGCCGCCGACCGGCCGGGTGGTCAGCTACTCCGGCGCCACCTTCCTGCGCTTCGACGACAGCGGGCGGATCGTCGACGTGTGGAGCGTCAACGAGCTGTTCCAGGTCCTCCAGCAACTCGGCGTCGAGATGCTCCCGCCCGCCCCGGGCGACCTCGGCGGCAGCGGCGGGTGA